A stretch of Vannielia litorea DNA encodes these proteins:
- a CDS encoding chloramphenicol acetyltransferase, translating into MRLSEQEPVIEPDCDIEGSSFGRFCEVKRGSRVAWSEFGDYAYCDRYCDIANASVGKFANIASFVRVGATDHPLDRASLHHFMYRSAALWEDAEDDAEWFERRRARRAVVGHDTWIGHGAMVKPEVTVGHGAVVAAGAIVTRDVAPYVIVAGNPARVLRRRQPEAVAERLMALAWWHWSHEAIRAALGDFRTLSAEAFLEKYA; encoded by the coding sequence ATGCGGCTGTCTGAACAGGAGCCGGTGATCGAGCCCGACTGCGATATCGAGGGTTCCAGCTTCGGCCGTTTCTGCGAGGTCAAGCGGGGCAGCCGGGTGGCGTGGTCGGAGTTCGGCGACTACGCCTACTGCGACCGCTATTGCGACATCGCCAACGCATCCGTGGGAAAGTTCGCCAATATCGCCAGTTTCGTCCGTGTGGGCGCAACCGATCATCCGCTGGACCGGGCCTCGCTGCATCACTTCATGTATCGCTCGGCCGCGCTCTGGGAGGATGCGGAGGACGATGCCGAATGGTTCGAGCGGCGGCGGGCGCGGCGGGCCGTGGTCGGGCATGACACCTGGATCGGCCACGGTGCGATGGTGAAGCCCGAGGTCACCGTGGGGCATGGGGCCGTGGTTGCCGCGGGCGCGATCGTGACAAGGGACGTGGCGCCCTATGTGATCGTCGCGGGCAACCCGGCGCGGGTGCTGCGGCGGCGGCAGCCCGAGGCGGTGGCCGAGCGGCTCATGGCGCTGGCCTGGTGGCACTGGTCGCATGAGGCGATCCGGGCGGCGCTGGGCGATTTTCGCACCCTGAGCGCGGAGGCCTTTCTGGAGAAATACGCGTGA
- the phnE gene encoding phosphonate ABC transporter, permease protein PhnE, producing the protein MELAARYAEADRIVGRKKLVAFAVPGLILLYFGYIFFAFDMPGLVERARPENAQILLRDTWSYKTHVTRDNRNGELSYAVEGERKGAYPEGQRPQWVSGEGEVAVIELGQGREVRFLPGNAVQFVIPGERTIEAWLEGRSVVTNLDAPYPDYVSVSGTRLQVTLPGARLTFTRSRSEVFRYFGGWELFFFTLDSPYHGQGLGRILFGAQIDPARGNIAGAWHDFWQNPMWMHAAVAWAMFETVLMAFLGTFGAALIALPVAFMAAKNFAPLRTVRFAFRRVFDFLRGVDGLIWTIVLSRAFGPGPLTGALAILFTDTGSFGKMFSEALENVDGKQIEGVASTGAARTHRYRFGVIPQVAPVLLSQVLYFLESNTRSATIIGAITGGGIGLLLTQAMITQKDWEEVTYYIVLIVLTVMLMDSLSGWLRRRLIKGE; encoded by the coding sequence ATGGAACTTGCTGCACGCTACGCCGAGGCGGACCGGATCGTCGGCCGCAAGAAGCTCGTGGCCTTCGCCGTGCCGGGGCTGATCCTGCTCTATTTCGGCTACATCTTCTTTGCCTTCGACATGCCCGGCCTGGTCGAGCGGGCCCGACCGGAGAACGCGCAGATCCTGCTCCGCGACACCTGGAGCTACAAGACCCATGTGACCCGCGACAACCGCAACGGCGAGCTGAGCTATGCGGTGGAGGGCGAGCGCAAGGGGGCCTACCCCGAGGGCCAGCGGCCCCAATGGGTGAGCGGTGAAGGCGAGGTTGCCGTCATCGAGCTCGGGCAGGGGCGAGAGGTGCGCTTTCTGCCCGGCAATGCGGTGCAGTTCGTCATTCCGGGCGAGCGCACGATCGAGGCGTGGCTGGAGGGGCGCAGCGTGGTGACCAACCTCGACGCGCCCTATCCCGATTATGTTTCGGTCTCCGGAACCCGGCTCCAGGTGACCCTGCCTGGGGCGCGGCTCACCTTCACCCGGTCGCGGAGCGAGGTGTTCCGCTACTTCGGCGGGTGGGAGCTGTTCTTCTTCACCCTCGACAGCCCCTATCACGGGCAGGGGCTCGGCCGCATCCTGTTCGGGGCCCAGATCGACCCGGCGCGCGGCAACATTGCCGGGGCGTGGCACGACTTCTGGCAGAACCCGATGTGGATGCATGCGGCGGTGGCCTGGGCGATGTTCGAGACCGTGCTGATGGCCTTCCTCGGCACCTTCGGCGCGGCGCTCATTGCCCTGCCGGTCGCCTTCATGGCGGCGAAGAACTTTGCCCCACTGCGGACGGTGCGCTTTGCCTTCCGCCGGGTCTTCGACTTTCTGCGCGGAGTGGACGGTCTGATCTGGACCATCGTTCTCAGCCGCGCCTTCGGGCCGGGGCCATTGACCGGGGCGCTTGCGATCCTGTTCACCGACACCGGGAGTTTCGGCAAGATGTTCTCGGAGGCCCTGGAGAACGTGGACGGCAAGCAGATCGAGGGTGTAGCCAGCACGGGCGCGGCGCGGACCCATCGCTACCGGTTCGGGGTGATCCCGCAGGTGGCGCCGGTGCTGCTGAGCCAGGTGCTCTACTTCCTCGAGTCCAACACCCGCAGCGCCACGATCATCGGGGCGATCACCGGCGGCGGCATCGGGCTCTTGCTGACGCAGGCGATGATCACCCAGAAGGACTGGGAAGAGGTGACCTATTACATCGTTCTGATCGTGCTGACGGTGATGCTGATGGACAGCCTCTCGGGCTGGCTGCGGCGGCGGCTGATCAAGGGTGAGTGA
- the phnE gene encoding phosphonate ABC transporter, permease protein PhnE, with product MAEISSHGAAGLDRTRAHYMALVQQRRLYGGITLAIFILLLVSGFWLADARNAGGFWSGLPQMFDFPADVVADTIPRLNLLPGYLVKYLPALLETVNIAAVSTLLGALAAMIFSLLATRGLARWPRLIPVFRRIMDIMRAVPEIVIALMLIFVLGGGPVPAMIAIAFHTAGALGKLFSEVAENADLKPVEGLASVGSTWSQRMWLGVLPQVAPNWLSYGLLRFEVNIRASAILGFVGAGGIGYELKNAMSWGQGKFDEAAAIFILLFLTIVAVDQLSSYARNKLTGPGAH from the coding sequence ATGGCAGAGATATCCTCGCACGGGGCCGCCGGGCTCGACAGGACGCGGGCGCATTACATGGCGCTGGTGCAGCAGCGTCGGCTCTACGGCGGCATCACGCTGGCCATCTTCATCCTGCTGCTGGTCTCCGGCTTCTGGCTGGCCGATGCGCGCAACGCGGGCGGGTTCTGGAGCGGCCTGCCGCAGATGTTCGATTTTCCGGCCGACGTGGTGGCCGACACGATCCCCCGCCTGAACCTGCTGCCGGGCTACCTGGTCAAGTACCTTCCGGCGCTGCTCGAGACGGTCAACATCGCCGCCGTCTCCACGCTGCTGGGCGCGCTGGCCGCGATGATCTTTTCGCTGCTGGCCACGCGCGGCCTGGCCCGCTGGCCCCGGCTCATCCCGGTGTTCCGCCGGATCATGGACATCATGCGCGCCGTCCCCGAGATCGTGATCGCCCTGATGCTCATCTTCGTTCTGGGCGGCGGGCCGGTGCCGGCGATGATCGCTATCGCCTTTCATACCGCCGGAGCGCTGGGCAAGCTGTTTTCCGAGGTGGCCGAGAACGCCGACCTGAAGCCGGTCGAGGGGCTCGCCTCGGTAGGGTCGACCTGGTCCCAGCGGATGTGGCTTGGCGTGCTGCCGCAGGTGGCGCCGAACTGGCTCAGCTACGGGCTCCTGCGCTTTGAGGTCAACATCCGCGCCTCGGCCATCCTGGGCTTCGTCGGCGCGGGCGGCATCGGCTACGAGCTGAAGAACGCGATGAGCTGGGGACAGGGCAAGTTCGACGAGGCGGCGGCGATCTTCATCCTGCTGTTCCTGACGATCGTGGCGGTCGATCAGCTCTCGAGCTACGCCCGCAACAAGCTGACTGGCCCGGGAGCGCACTGA
- the phnD gene encoding phosphonate ABC transporter substrate-binding protein, with translation MKHLIAAALATTALAGAATAQEITEFNIGILGGENAQDRLNNHECLKTYTEEALGVPVKLFAPADYNGVMQGLLGGTIDMAWLGASAYAGVYVQDPEAVEPVLVKINLDGSYGYHSIGFARKDSGITSLADMKGKTFGFGDPNSTSGYLIPSVEIPMAGEGITMESGDYFGEVKFTGGHEQTIVAVNNGDVDAGVTWADGQGAWEDGYNSGSLRKAVDAGLIDMNDLVEIWRSKPIPEGPIVLRKALPEEVKAKMTALIDGMHDADKECTYNISAGESLGFDPITHDAYLSIIEARKSQSN, from the coding sequence ATGAAACACCTGATTGCCGCCGCCCTGGCCACGACAGCCCTTGCCGGGGCCGCCACCGCCCAGGAGATCACCGAGTTCAACATCGGCATCCTCGGCGGCGAAAACGCCCAGGACCGCCTGAACAACCACGAGTGCCTGAAGACCTACACCGAAGAGGCGCTCGGCGTGCCGGTGAAGCTCTTTGCCCCGGCCGACTACAACGGCGTGATGCAGGGCCTGCTCGGCGGCACCATCGACATGGCCTGGCTCGGCGCCTCGGCCTATGCCGGCGTCTACGTGCAGGACCCCGAGGCGGTGGAGCCCGTGCTCGTCAAGATCAACCTCGACGGCTCCTACGGCTACCACTCGATCGGTTTTGCCCGCAAGGACAGCGGCATCACCTCGCTGGCCGACATGAAGGGCAAGACCTTCGGCTTCGGCGACCCCAACTCGACCTCGGGCTACCTGATCCCCTCCGTGGAGATCCCGATGGCCGGCGAGGGCATCACCATGGAGTCGGGCGACTACTTCGGTGAGGTCAAGTTTACCGGTGGCCACGAGCAGACCATCGTCGCGGTCAACAACGGCGATGTCGACGCCGGCGTGACCTGGGCCGACGGCCAGGGCGCCTGGGAAGACGGCTACAACTCCGGCTCGCTCCGCAAGGCGGTGGATGCCGGCCTGATCGACATGAACGATCTCGTCGAGATCTGGCGCTCCAAGCCGATCCCGGAAGGCCCGATCGTGCTGCGCAAGGCGCTGCCCGAAGAGGTGAAGGCCAAGATGACCGCGCTCATCGACGGCATGCACGATGCCGACAAGGAGTGCACCTACAACATCTCCGCCGGTGAGAGCCTGGGCTTCGACCCGATCACCCACGACGCCTACCTGTCGATCATCGAAGCGCGCAAGTCGCAGAGCAACTGA
- the phnC gene encoding phosphonate ABC transporter ATP-binding protein — translation MLAINRLTKRFGANTAVSAASFSVDKPMMIGIIGRSGAGKSTLLRMLNRLTDASEGSVTFEGRDVLGLTGAARRGWQADCAMIFQQFNLVPRMDVVSNVLHGTLGRRSTLATFFNLYPQADIHRAIDILDRLGIAEQAPKRAEALSGGQQQRVAIARALMQDPKIILADEPIASLDPMNAQVVMQALRRIHEEDGRTVIANLHTLDTARRYCDRVIGMRDGRIVFDGTPELLTTDMAREIYGAGESFSEAATSTEIETLDRGQPETARHPRADEIQHPPVSA, via the coding sequence ATGCTTGCCATCAACAGGCTGACCAAGCGCTTTGGGGCCAATACCGCCGTGAGCGCTGCCAGCTTTAGCGTCGACAAACCGATGATGATCGGGATCATCGGGCGCTCCGGGGCCGGCAAGTCGACCCTGCTGCGGATGCTGAACCGGCTGACCGATGCCTCCGAGGGCTCGGTGACCTTCGAGGGCCGCGACGTGCTGGGCCTCACCGGCGCCGCCCGCCGCGGCTGGCAGGCCGATTGCGCGATGATCTTCCAGCAGTTCAACCTCGTGCCGCGGATGGACGTGGTCTCCAACGTGCTTCACGGCACGCTCGGCCGCCGCTCGACGCTGGCCACCTTTTTCAACCTCTACCCGCAGGCCGACATTCACCGCGCCATCGACATCCTCGACCGGCTCGGGATCGCCGAACAGGCGCCTAAGCGCGCCGAGGCGCTGAGCGGCGGCCAGCAGCAGCGCGTCGCCATCGCCCGGGCGCTGATGCAGGACCCGAAGATCATCCTCGCCGACGAGCCGATTGCCAGCCTCGACCCGATGAACGCCCAGGTGGTGATGCAGGCGCTGCGCCGCATCCACGAGGAAGACGGCCGCACCGTGATCGCCAACCTGCACACGCTCGACACCGCGCGGCGCTACTGCGACCGGGTGATCGGCATGCGCGACGGGCGCATCGTCTTCGACGGCACGCCCGAGCTGCTGACCACCGACATGGCCCGCGAGATCTACGGCGCCGGCGAGAGCTTCAGCGAGGCCGCCACCTCGACCGAGATCGAGACGCTGGACCGCGGCCAGCCCGAAACGGCCCGCCACCCCCGCGCCGACGAGATCCAGCATCCGCCCGTCAGCGCCTGA
- a CDS encoding methyl-accepting chemotaxis protein, which yields MTRLTDLFGSIAAKFALILAALGAMTAAAIVIGLLVFGALSDALRAFIDENLPGIEASVEVTARTGAVQGAMTEVLLAEDHDALKGAASDMQEGVVALKTASRSLSHQAQAQIEPLLAELDIANAAMVRALEQRFTEQDRVREMVQAFVTLSEQANGALVSLADDAYFELQIGGEETVGTVTSTLGGLISQEFAQMLALMKVRAEINLLSGVTLVLADAPDMFIEAILGDIATASLAHLDAAMAELPEEAIAVEQMAAIREVVAFFHARQDLRDYQRPDLRQEVLAQRQSSAVAVNSAIDDMAFALELRAQEAATGNEAAIRGLLDVQVGRMRMSGEIDAAIKGVLTRALLGVAAQDASAAAGAQAAVDSALGHLDALLAGRELPEGLVPVVDEMHSIVAAEAGVVAARRRMLEAQAAASARSIASGAAIGRIVAEARANASAAVGAVVQGSETILGRADLARNQFRSIALASLLLLLAAPLVTWVLILRPMARVTHATERLSRGDLSPVEGFERTGGEIGRMARALKVFRDGMIEREQMQAAEQEREACERARQREAEARDRARQAEAQEAERRREAEARAREAAEAEAREQIRAAAEEERQARAAEQSQVVDRLATALDQLAAGDLTVTIDSEFAGPYESLRRNFNAAVLTLEELITALAASAGTVNTTSQDISAAAKDLARRTESSAATLEETSAAVTELSESAGATADRAREADRIMQVTRDNAKASQATVRSAVDTMTEIEASSAAISKIVDLIEDIAFQTNLLALNAGVEAARAGEQGRGFAVVAMEVRSLAHRSSDAAKEINDLINATRDRITRGVSQVGEAGEALNGILDLVSEVSGQITAIAGAANEQSSGVREISLAVARLDGATQDNAAMFEQSAASSQLLTEEARALFDLSARFRTRNTAAPQGTATEAGAAQGRARAPKAPLPAAKGAVTPTSAGQEAPVPLARSA from the coding sequence GTGACCCGACTGACAGACCTCTTCGGCAGCATTGCCGCCAAGTTCGCCCTCATCCTCGCGGCCCTGGGTGCGATGACCGCGGCGGCCATCGTGATCGGGCTTCTGGTGTTCGGCGCGCTCTCCGATGCGCTCCGGGCCTTCATCGACGAGAACCTGCCGGGCATCGAGGCCAGCGTCGAGGTGACGGCGCGCACCGGGGCCGTCCAGGGCGCGATGACAGAGGTTCTGCTGGCCGAGGATCACGACGCGCTGAAGGGAGCGGCGTCCGACATGCAGGAGGGCGTGGTGGCGCTCAAGACGGCGTCGCGCAGCCTGTCGCACCAGGCCCAGGCGCAGATCGAACCGCTGCTGGCGGAGCTCGACATCGCCAATGCCGCCATGGTCCGGGCCCTCGAGCAACGGTTTACCGAACAGGACCGGGTCCGCGAGATGGTGCAGGCCTTCGTGACCCTCTCGGAGCAGGCCAACGGCGCGCTGGTGAGCCTGGCCGATGACGCCTATTTCGAGCTGCAGATCGGCGGCGAGGAGACGGTCGGCACCGTGACCAGCACGCTGGGCGGCCTCATCAGCCAGGAATTCGCGCAGATGCTGGCGCTGATGAAGGTGCGGGCGGAGATCAACCTGCTGAGCGGCGTGACGCTGGTGCTGGCCGATGCGCCCGACATGTTCATCGAGGCGATTCTGGGCGATATCGCCACCGCAAGCCTCGCCCACCTCGACGCGGCCATGGCGGAGCTGCCGGAAGAGGCCATTGCCGTCGAGCAGATGGCGGCGATCCGCGAGGTCGTGGCCTTCTTTCACGCGCGCCAGGACTTGCGCGACTACCAGCGGCCCGATCTCCGGCAGGAGGTGCTTGCCCAGCGGCAATCGAGCGCCGTGGCGGTGAACAGCGCGATCGACGACATGGCCTTCGCGCTGGAGTTGCGCGCGCAGGAGGCGGCAACCGGCAACGAGGCTGCGATTCGCGGACTGCTCGACGTGCAGGTGGGGAGGATGCGGATGTCGGGCGAGATCGACGCGGCGATCAAGGGCGTGCTCACCCGGGCCCTCCTCGGCGTGGCGGCACAGGACGCAAGCGCGGCGGCGGGTGCGCAGGCCGCGGTCGACAGCGCCCTGGGCCATCTCGATGCGCTGCTGGCGGGGCGGGAACTTCCAGAGGGGCTCGTGCCGGTGGTCGACGAGATGCACAGCATCGTCGCGGCGGAGGCGGGCGTGGTGGCGGCGCGGCGGCGGATGCTGGAGGCGCAGGCCGCGGCATCGGCCCGGTCGATCGCCTCCGGCGCGGCGATCGGGCGCATCGTCGCGGAGGCCCGCGCCAACGCGTCCGCCGCCGTGGGCGCGGTGGTGCAGGGCAGCGAAACGATCCTGGGGCGCGCCGATCTCGCGCGCAACCAGTTCCGCTCCATCGCGCTGGCCAGCCTGCTGCTGCTGCTGGCCGCTCCGCTGGTGACCTGGGTGCTGATCCTGCGACCGATGGCACGCGTGACCCATGCCACCGAACGGCTGTCGCGCGGCGATCTTTCGCCGGTCGAAGGCTTCGAGCGGACCGGGGGCGAGATCGGCCGGATGGCGCGGGCGCTGAAGGTGTTTCGCGACGGGATGATCGAGCGCGAGCAGATGCAGGCCGCCGAGCAGGAGCGGGAGGCCTGCGAGCGCGCCCGCCAGCGCGAGGCCGAGGCGCGGGACCGTGCGCGCCAGGCCGAGGCGCAGGAGGCCGAACGCCGGCGCGAGGCGGAGGCCCGCGCCCGGGAGGCCGCCGAGGCCGAGGCGCGCGAGCAGATCCGCGCCGCCGCGGAGGAGGAGCGCCAGGCCCGCGCCGCCGAGCAGAGCCAGGTGGTCGACCGGCTCGCCACCGCGCTCGACCAGCTTGCGGCGGGGGACCTTACGGTGACGATCGATAGCGAGTTCGCCGGCCCCTACGAGAGCCTGCGGCGCAATTTCAACGCGGCGGTCTTGACGCTGGAGGAACTCATCACCGCGCTGGCGGCCAGTGCCGGCACCGTCAACACCACCTCGCAGGACATCAGCGCCGCGGCCAAGGACCTGGCGCGCCGGACCGAGAGCAGCGCCGCCACGCTGGAAGAGACCAGCGCCGCCGTCACCGAGCTGAGCGAGAGCGCCGGGGCCACCGCCGACCGCGCTCGGGAGGCGGACCGGATCATGCAGGTGACCCGCGACAACGCGAAGGCCAGCCAGGCCACCGTGCGCAGCGCGGTGGACACGATGACCGAGATCGAGGCCTCCTCCGCCGCGATCTCGAAGATCGTCGACCTGATCGAGGACATCGCCTTCCAGACCAATCTGCTGGCGCTGAACGCCGGCGTCGAGGCTGCCCGCGCGGGCGAGCAGGGCCGCGGTTTCGCCGTGGTCGCCATGGAGGTGCGCTCGCTCGCGCACCGCTCCTCGGATGCCGCGAAGGAGATCAACGACCTGATCAACGCCACCCGCGATCGCATCACGCGCGGCGTGAGCCAGGTGGGCGAGGCCGGCGAGGCGCTGAACGGCATCCTCGACCTGGTGAGCGAAGTCTCCGGGCAGATCACGGCCATCGCCGGCGCGGCTAACGAGCAGTCGTCCGGCGTGCGCGAGATCAGCCTCGCCGTCGCCCGGCTCGACGGGGCGACCCAGGACAATGCGGCGATGTTCGAGCAATCGGCGGCCTCGAGCCAGCTGCTCACCGAGGAGGCGCGCGCGCTTTTCGATCTTTCCGCCCGGTTCCGGACGCGCAACACCGCCGCACCGCAAGGCACGGCCACCGAAGCCGGCGCGGCCCAGGGCCGGGCCAGGGCGCCGAAGGCGCCGCTCCCCGCGGCCAAAGGGGCCGTCACACCAACCTCGGCGGGGCAGGAAGCACCCGTCCCTCTGGCACGGAGTGCCTGA
- a CDS encoding ABC transporter substrate-binding protein: MRAFLRLTALLAAHFMAGPLPAADGVTPDAVHFAQVAALGGPAAALGQGMRAGILAAFEEANRAGGVHGRKVTLESFDDGYEPDRSVAHVLEVIAGGAHIGFIGPVGTPTSQATQPEATAAGMPFVGPFTGAGFLRAPELTNVVNVRATYGAETEAWIAHLVDGLGMKSIAILYQDDGFGRVGLEGVTAALETRGMTLAAKGTYTRNTVAVKSALLDIRKAKPDAVVMVGAYKPIAEFIKLSRQLKFEPTFVNISFVGSEALAGELGAAGEGVIISQVVPFPWDASLPIVAQYQAAMTAADPEAQPGFVTLEGYLAGRVALRALEAAGPDVTRESFLAALASLGAFDLGGLGFAYGAGDNQGLDSVFLTRITAGGGFETVVSGGGA; the protein is encoded by the coding sequence ATGCGAGCATTTCTCAGACTTACCGCCCTCCTGGCGGCGCATTTCATGGCCGGCCCGCTGCCGGCAGCCGACGGGGTAACACCCGATGCGGTGCATTTTGCCCAGGTCGCGGCGCTGGGCGGCCCGGCGGCAGCGCTGGGGCAGGGGATGCGCGCGGGCATTCTCGCCGCCTTCGAGGAGGCCAATCGCGCCGGCGGCGTGCACGGCCGCAAGGTCACGCTGGAGAGCTTCGATGACGGCTACGAGCCCGACCGGTCGGTGGCGCATGTGCTCGAGGTGATCGCGGGCGGGGCGCATATCGGCTTCATCGGGCCGGTCGGCACGCCGACCAGCCAGGCCACCCAACCGGAGGCGACGGCGGCGGGCATGCCCTTTGTCGGCCCGTTCACCGGCGCGGGCTTTCTGCGCGCGCCCGAGCTGACCAACGTGGTCAACGTGCGGGCGACTTACGGGGCCGAGACCGAGGCCTGGATCGCGCACCTGGTCGACGGGCTGGGGATGAAGAGCATCGCCATCCTTTACCAGGATGACGGCTTCGGTCGGGTCGGCCTCGAGGGCGTGACGGCGGCGCTGGAGACGCGCGGCATGACGCTTGCGGCCAAGGGCACCTATACCCGCAACACCGTGGCGGTGAAGTCGGCCCTGCTCGACATCCGCAAGGCCAAACCCGATGCGGTGGTGATGGTGGGGGCCTACAAGCCGATCGCCGAGTTCATCAAGCTGTCGCGCCAGCTGAAGTTCGAGCCGACCTTCGTGAACATCTCCTTCGTCGGCTCCGAGGCGCTGGCGGGCGAGCTGGGCGCGGCGGGCGAGGGGGTGATCATCAGCCAGGTGGTGCCCTTTCCCTGGGATGCCAGCCTGCCGATCGTGGCCCAGTACCAGGCCGCGATGACGGCGGCGGACCCGGAGGCGCAGCCCGGTTTCGTGACGCTCGAGGGTTATCTCGCCGGTCGCGTCGCGCTGCGTGCCCTCGAGGCCGCCGGCCCGGATGTGACGCGTGAGAGCTTTCTTGCCGCGCTGGCGAGCCTCGGCGCCTTCGATCTGGGCGGCCTCGGCTTTGCCTATGGCGCGGGCGACAACCAGGGGCTCGACAGCGTGTTTCTCACCCGGATCACCGCCGGAGGCGGCTTCGAGACGGTGGTGAGCGGTGGCGGCGCCTGA
- a CDS encoding photosystem I reaction center protein subunit XI, producing MRADIQAPPSSAPRRKIIHGGFLVLLAVTLLAAILVAGKYGAAHALETAIGALGFIAVLLPKVGAGLFLAASIPLLLPRERVAALIGQESGWRGLALAAAAGALLPGGPGMTFPLAAALFAAGADLGAVLALVTGWSLLSLNRTLIWELSFLDWHLVALRIALCLPAPLAVGLVARALIARRR from the coding sequence ATGCGTGCCGATATCCAAGCCCCGCCCAGCTCCGCCCCCCGCCGCAAGATCATTCACGGCGGCTTTCTGGTGCTGCTCGCCGTCACCCTGCTCGCCGCCATCCTGGTCGCGGGCAAATACGGTGCGGCTCATGCCCTCGAAACCGCCATCGGCGCGCTCGGCTTCATCGCGGTGCTGTTGCCCAAGGTCGGGGCCGGGCTCTTCCTGGCGGCCAGCATCCCGCTGTTGTTGCCGCGCGAGCGCGTCGCGGCCCTGATCGGGCAGGAGAGCGGGTGGCGCGGGCTGGCCCTCGCTGCCGCCGCCGGAGCCCTGCTGCCCGGCGGTCCGGGCATGACCTTTCCGCTGGCCGCCGCGCTCTTCGCCGCCGGGGCCGACCTCGGCGCGGTGCTGGCCCTCGTCACCGGCTGGTCGCTGCTGTCGCTCAATCGCACCCTGATCTGGGAGCTGTCCTTTCTCGACTGGCACCTCGTCGCCCTGCGGATCGCCCTCTGCCTGCCTGCCCCGCTCGCCGTCGGGCTGGTGGCGCGCGCCCTGATCGCCCGCCGCCGATGA
- a CDS encoding flavin-dependent oxidoreductase has protein sequence MTQPHVLIAGGGIGGLATALTLHQIGVPCTVFESARELKPLGVGINLQPNAVRELYDLGIGAAQLDTVGLPAREWALVGQNGAEIYAEPRGLDAGYNWPQYAVHRGGFHMLLAETFMARAGASALQTGTRVTGYSRSASGVIAYLEHADNTTSEATGTLLIGADGIHSAVRAQMHPGQPPIHWGGALMWRGTTLAKPIRTGSSFVGLGTHRQRMVIYPISHPDAETGLALTNWIAEVTFDETEARKSGWFRPAPISDFLHHFEGWRYDWLDVPALISGADIAFENPMIDRDPVPTWVDGPVALLGDAAHAMYPTGSNGASQAVIDARVLGAAMLSHGVTAQALSAYDAKLCGPISEVILRNRGAGPFGLLNMVNDRCGGTFTDIDAVISPAERAAFMARYQQAAGFARDTLNAAPATIAAGARVAA, from the coding sequence ATGACACAGCCCCACGTTCTCATCGCAGGCGGTGGCATCGGCGGCCTCGCCACCGCGCTGACCCTGCACCAGATCGGCGTGCCCTGCACCGTGTTCGAAAGCGCCCGCGAGCTGAAGCCGCTGGGCGTCGGAATCAACCTCCAGCCCAACGCGGTGCGCGAGCTCTACGACCTGGGCATCGGCGCGGCGCAGCTGGATACCGTGGGCCTGCCTGCCCGCGAATGGGCGCTCGTCGGGCAGAACGGTGCCGAGATCTACGCCGAGCCGCGCGGCCTCGATGCCGGCTACAACTGGCCGCAATACGCCGTGCACCGCGGCGGCTTCCACATGCTGCTGGCCGAGACCTTCATGGCCCGCGCCGGCGCCTCGGCGCTGCAGACCGGCACCCGCGTCACCGGCTACAGCCGCAGCGCCAGCGGCGTCATCGCGTACCTCGAGCACGCCGACAACACCACCTCCGAGGCCACCGGCACCCTGCTGATCGGGGCCGACGGCATCCATTCGGCGGTGCGCGCCCAGATGCACCCCGGCCAGCCGCCGATCCACTGGGGCGGGGCGCTGATGTGGCGCGGCACCACCCTGGCCAAGCCCATCCGCACCGGCTCCTCCTTCGTCGGGCTGGGCACGCACCGGCAGCGCATGGTGATCTATCCCATCTCCCACCCCGACGCGGAGACCGGGCTGGCGCTCACCAACTGGATCGCCGAGGTCACCTTCGACGAGACCGAGGCCCGCAAGTCCGGCTGGTTCCGCCCCGCCCCGATCTCCGATTTCCTCCACCACTTCGAAGGCTGGCGCTACGACTGGCTCGACGTGCCCGCCCTGATCTCGGGCGCCGACATCGCCTTCGAGAACCCGATGATCGACCGCGACCCGGTGCCCACCTGGGTCGATGGCCCGGTCGCCCTGCTGGGAGACGCGGCCCACGCGATGTATCCCACCGGCTCCAACGGCGCGAGCCAGGCGGTGATCGACGCCCGCGTGCTCGGCGCGGCCATGCTGTCCCACGGCGTCACGGCGCAGGCGCTCTCCGCCTATGACGCCAAGCTCTGCGGCCCGATCTCCGAGGTGATCCTGCGCAACCGCGGCGCCGGACCGTTTGGCCTGCTGAACATGGTCAACGACCGCTGTGGCGGCACTTTCACCGACATCGACGCCGTGATCTCGCCGGCCGAACGCGCCGCGTTCATGGCCCGCTACCAGCAGGCGGCAGGCTTTGCCCGCGACACGCTCAACGCCGCGCCCGCAACCATCGCCGCAGGCGCCCGCGTTGCGGCCTGA